The Schistocerca piceifrons isolate TAMUIC-IGC-003096 chromosome 5, iqSchPice1.1, whole genome shotgun sequence DNA segment TGTGAATTAGTATAAAAAGACTTTATTGTGATAAAACTGAGTTCTATATCagcaaaatgacaaaataaatttatttacactAATCGCTAAAACTAAAGAAGAGGCTGATAACCAATGTAACAAACTCCTATACCACTTAAACATTTTTACAGTGCCCCCAGAATGCCACAGTTACAATGTTATGGGTATGATACTGTAACATGTTGATGCTACAGCCCTATTTGTACTAATAAATTTACTTATCGTAAAGACTTAATTCAAATGAGGAAGTgagatacaaaataaatatttataatttttatgttttcttagaTTACAAGAAGACAATTCATGATTTTTACTGTTGATGCTGTTACATATTGTATGACAGTCCATCATTCACTAATGCAGATAACTGCTTGATTCACACCTTTCGATTCTTAACTCGTCTTCATTTTCATGTAATTGTAAGTCCCTGGAACAGTTCAGTACCATATCAGAACCAGTGACAGGTGGCAGGTTACCAGGTCTAGAAAATATAATCCCTAAGTAGAGGGTTGGCAGAACTGAAAGTTAGAATTTGGCAAATAGGTAATACGCAAAATGATATCAATCAACATATTCATAAAAACAATTATGCAATTGTTCATAAGAGTATAAATAGTGATTTGAGTACTTAGTGCTTTTGCAGGAATGAATCAATTTACAATATGGCAGATGAGCCACATTTCACGAGGCTTCAGAGGCTGTGATAGGCAAGTTCTATGAAGATGCACTTggaattctgttttgatttgataAGCAATATTCAAATCTTGCTATTTGTTTCCTATTCGATATATTTCTTCGATTGAAGAAAGTTGTTAACTATGAATTCTGGACAGTGTTGCGTGCTGAACCTTATCTCATAGCATAACCCTACTGAAGTCATGTTAATTGAATATTACCTCACAAGGAACCTAAATTTAGTAGAGTACTAAGAACAATAACAACGAAAAAATTGCCTTTGGAGATTAGAAGATTTCCAATTGCTGTTAAGTATAAAACATTTCAGGTACATTAGTTTTGTTACTTGTAGCTCTCTGCATGGCTTAGTAGTCTCATAATCACAGTCATTTGTTCAAATGTTACTAGTAGCaacgtttttcatttttatttaaattacaaaTGTATCGTCGAATGCAACTGGTAACTAACAATAAGAACAttatttttctaaattatttactCAACATATGAAAGTGCTATCAgttaattctttaaaaaaaatttgaaacatcaaatagaaaataaaatacctCCTTATTTCTAGGTATTCAACAGTATTACTGATATATgtatataatttctttatttaatgaTAAGGCATTTCGAACGTCTGTgctcaattttaatttatttttatatgatcattaatTAAAAGTAGAAAATTATTATGTTCATcgaaaatttttattccattcccTTGCCAGTTCATTAGTGTTTAATTTTTTGTGCAGATGTTAGCTATAGCTGCTGTGGTTGCTGCAAACTTAATAGCTGTTCTTTTAAATACCACAATTCTCCTTTTCAGCAAGAATGAAACACCAGAAAAGACGGAAGAGAGTAGGGGTGACCTGGCAGGCGACCTGGTGGCACTGCTGGAGTCTGCTGACAGCAGTGACGTGACACTCATGGTGGGTGGGATGCCACTGGCGGCCCATAGGGCACTGCTGGCAGCACGCAGCCCTGTCTTGGCTGAGAAGCTCAAAGACACCCCAAATGGTACCCTGCAGATGGACGGAGCACCACATAAGGAGTTGGGCGAAGCCCTGCTCTACATGTacagtgaccaactgccacacccaGAAAGCGTCAGTGACAAGCTCCTGGTGCTGGCTGACAACTATGAGCTTTGTGTTCTAAAGAAATACTGTGAAGAGCAGTTAGCAGACCAAATCTTTGTTGACAATGCAGTGTCCCTGGTTGTGGTCGCAACAAAACACTCCTGCACCGCGCTCAAGAGAGCTTGTGTTGATTTCATCAGGAGGGAAATCTTCGATGTGATGGACACGGCTGGTTGGGAAATGGCATTACGCAATGACCTGGAAATCATGGTGGAGATATGCAAATGTGTGGCTTCAGCAGAAAGGTATAGGTAGTTTTGTTTGTGTGGATAATACTGTAactatttctatatttttgtactTATACACAGGGATTGATCGAAATAACGTATTGACTGCTGCAAAAATTGAAACACATGGAAAAAATAATGTGACAGAATCCAAGCAGAGAGGGAGTGTAAAACAGTGTACCAACGATAAGTCATTAAAATTACTGAGAAAGTATAGGAGTGCCACGTCCTCCACATCAGTACACCTTTTAAAACACAGAAGTCTAAATTTTTGTGCTTCAGGGAAAAAATAACATCTTTGAACAAGAGAGTGGGGGAAATGAAACTCATTGTCGATGTATTGGACAACAATAAATCTATACACATAGCGTTGAATGTGTGCTGAGAGGCAAACACTCTACTGGCGTACTTAGAAGGAATTAAAGAACAATCTGCTCAGAAGAGTTTGCCGAAGATGCTAGCTTTGCAATACTCAATGAGTAAACAACTGTACCAGGAATAATTAATTCTGCAATAAAGCTATCATAACTAAACAAAGCTAATGGGTTTGCAATTAAGTAATTTTAACTGATAATGGTTAAAGTGTGGACAGGTTTGCTAACCAAATGTAGTTGAACTAGAAAAATCTAATTTAGGATCAAATTAACTTTAGAGTGATCATCAAATTTCATCTAGCTTAGACCACTGATAGAGTATCTGTTGCTAATGTTTTTATAGGTGACAAAATTTAATCACTCTGTGGTGGTACATTAGTGACAGTAGATAATGATTAATTTGATTGATTTCAGTACAGAGACTGTTATCATTGTGTtttgaacaaaaataaatttttatacagGGTAACTTACACTTATCGAGTTTTGTTTCAGTAACATATTCCTGTTAGTTATGTTGAAGCTAAGCAACAATACGAACATGTTCTATAGGATGAAACCACAAGGAGTTTAGTTAGTTATGAACTATGGTCCCACTTCTCTGAATTTAATCCAAAGTGTCTTAGGCAGAAACTCAGTCAAAATCTTAAATAAATCTGATTAATAATGGCTTGCAAGATGGAAAGCGTGTAAATATGGTTCTGCCCTGTGTGAACTCTAAAACCAAGTCTTAAGCCAAGATGGCTGAGTAAAGACGTGTCAAACGAAATGTAAATGTGAGATCAGCTGCCAGTACACTCACGAGTAAATGAATTAGAAGTTCCTGCCTAGTAACGTGTAGTACCCAATTTCGTTTTGATGACATAAAATAGATGGGACATCAGGATGAACTAAAAGGGTTGGGAATCCAAGTTAATTCATGATCTGTTGACAAGCACCTACGCATAATAAAGAATGGCCATAAAGACAAACACATCTCGGTCAGTGACATTCCACAATTGCTCATTAGGACAGAAATCAGGTAACCTAATCTACTACATAGCGTGTTGCTACAACGACCTGGTTTGGAAGCAATTGAGCTATACATTTTCCTGTTCAAACTGCAAGACACCAACAGTGTCTGCATATGAGTAAAGTCAACATTCATAAATGGGGAGAAACTTGTTGAATTGTTCACTAGGATGAGACGATGTCAGACATGTTTTAAGTATCAGTTCATCACCAAACAAGGATACCATTTTCTCCCGCCTGACTAGTGCCCCGTTGGCAAATGCAATAGATTGTGTCTTTGGTGTGCTTGCGTTCTATCAATGATACTGTAATGGAACAGATACCTTTAAACAAACCTGGACAAGTTTTCTGGGTATATACTAATATATTCTTGGACTCATCAGTCCAGACTACTATTTCTGTGCTCCAGATGATCAATGGCCACGAGGTTACACCCAGTTTAATTTCTGTGCTCTGTGACATGTTGTGAGGAAAGGTACACATAAGCAGCACTTTGATCTGTATCACATGACATAGGTATCGTCTGAGAGCTATGAATGGCACATTCTTTAAAAACTCAAGAACTGAATAGGGGCTTGATTTGGTGCATTGTATCCTATCCACTTATAAAATTCCTGATAGTCTACAGCCACACCTGTCAACAACACCTGGCCATGGAAACTGGCAGCGTCAGTCTTTTGCAAATCGATGTTCTAAAGCAGCATGCTTGACATGATGGCAAGTGAAGTACAGTGTGACTGCACCGCCGTGTGAGGCGAAATGACACGTACTATGAGCACCTAACAAACTCATCTGCCTTTTCTGTTTCAGTCGCCATTACACCCTCATTCTCCACAGCTCCATCACTGCCACCAACACTCTTTCCATTACATAACCTAACAACAGCAACAGCTATGCCCACACCATCCATCACCACGCCAGCTTCATCTGTATCCACATCAGCTTCCTCTGTGACAACATTTTCTCATCAACCAGATCACAGTCTGAGTAAGGCAGCA contains these protein-coding regions:
- the LOC124798562 gene encoding TD and POZ domain-containing protein 1-like, whose protein sequence is MEKNRRWTLSADLGALLSSGKAADITIMADGVWLPAHRAVLAARSPVFAAMFRHDVLEASEGSVNIADINQEVLQQLLQFMYTDEAPLLECVAPELLAAAEKYGVTRLKQQCEQQVIVDLCVENAAASAVLAMVYSCAKLKAAAISFINSHYQEVMATDGWASAMREHTEDTVEICRLLRDATRLESECKNETPEKTEESRGDLAGDLVALLESADSSDVTLMVGGMPLAAHRALLAARSPVLAEKLKDTPNGTLQMDGAPHKELGEALLYMYSDQLPHPESVSDKLLVLADNYELCVLKKYCEEQLADQIFVDNAVSLVVVATKHSCTALKRACVDFIRREIFDVMDTAGWEMALRNDLEIMVEICKCVASAERYR